The DNA segment TCAAATAAAATTTGACgtcaaacacaaaaatataaatcatgtaCTTTACACTGAAAACCCTAATATGATGAAACGAGTGATTTCTatcaaaaatcacaattttcAGTCATGATGATTATACTATAATTCACTGTTGGACATTTAATTGACACTTATGCTCAGTGGATTATTCTCCTGGGTGCCAGCTGCCAATTGCCCTGGGTGATATAGACAGTGCTAAGAATGCCATTGTTCGAGTCAGTGAATAACAAGAAGCGCACACCATCCTTTGAGGCAGAAATGCACCATTATAACAGTGTACTGGTTCCATATGAGCCCCACAGCTGCTTCCCcaccaatgaaaacacatctgtttgcaAAAGAGATCTTCTCTTACAAGTGCTGCCtttttgatcatttcatttacaaGTTTGGCTTAAAGGGATAGGTCAAGCGAAAAATTAAagtctactcaccactatgctgatggaggggtgggtgaagtgtttgagtccacaaaacacttttggagtttcaggggtaaacagtgttgcagcagaatccaatataATTCAAGTAAATGGTGACTCATATCTTCCTCTGGAGACACATTCGTGCttggatcacagaggacattaagggggaaaaaatgatgtaaatgacgctgtttcgagCTGATTGTGATTGTCTGCGCTcccggacacttggatgaagCCCCagaaacagttgtttttttttacgtttgaagaatcggtcactGATTTACttgaattgtattggattctgctgccacactgtttacccctgaaactccaaaagtgtttcgtggactcaaacacttcacccacccctccatcggcatagtggtgagtagataatgagtgaattctcatttttgggtgaactatccctttaagcagcCGCTCCGAGgtgtgattgtgtctgaaatGCCATTGACTCAAATTTACGTAGCGAGCATTTTCTGGGTCAGCCCAGCTGGCGATGGACTGAAGGGAGCAGAGCTGTGAAGTTGCTGGAACAGCCCAAAGGAAGACATTTCTCAAGGACCATATGGCTCTGTGATGATAGTGCAGAGGGGAAGTTGTCTCCAAACACATGATATTTCTGTATATTGGCACAGCTActgaaaatatttctttatatcTTTACCCCAAAGGAGATTTTTTTCCAGAGGTTGATGAAATATCTACAAAAATGCACATtaagaaaatcaacaaaacgTGACAATCACGACCCAATCGTTTGAAACAAAGAATTGTTTCAACTACATGCCTTGTTAAATCTCATTAACTCATGTTTATTCATCTGTATGATTCAAGCAACcatacagacaaataaaatcTCTGAGCCCTCGAGGGTTTAACAAAAGCTTCCCCCCCTCCAAAAACCAACAGCCCAGAATGTGACAGACATTGTTAAATGTTGCATGTGCCTTTAAGAGCACTATGTCCCACTCTACATGTCTCGCTCCGAGCCTCATATGTGTTTGTTGGCATCAGCTGTCCTCAGAGCTGAATAGAGCAAGGACATCTTTTCCTTCTGTCAATGGGATTAGAGGAAGAAATGCTCTCTTCATTCTGCTGCCTGTCATCTAAGTACTGTGGAGACAAAATGGAAACGCTGTGTagacagaagacagaagatCAAGATAAGTCACAAGTTTGAATTTCAAAGCTGCTCAGTTTTTTAGTTTCTTGCACAAATGAACAAGAGGCAAATCTTCAGATCTCGAGGTATGTATGGATATAACCAAGGCTGCAGGCTCAGAGACATCATCCTCAGACATCATCCTCTCCTCAGCATCCTCTTTTGGGGCTTTCTACTGAACTCACGGGTCAGATGAGGAGTTCAAATGCTGCATGCAGCACTGCAATGGAGCCACAGGCTGCATCCCTCAACCCCTGTGTCccgtcctcctctgtgtcttcaaAACTTGGCCAGAGCAACTACAGGAGAATCAGCCGCACAGAGGACAGCAGTGTTTATCCCATCCCTGGCCTGGCAGATGACATTCTGCACAtgagagtgaaagagggaaGCAAGATCCGCAATTTACTGCGGTTTGTGACAGCTCGCATGCACGGGGAGGGGAGAGACAGCGGGACATCTCTGAGGCAGGTGGTCTTCACTGGCTCAGGTAGGGGAGTCACCAAGACTATCACCTGCGTGGAGATCCTGAAACGTAAAGTGGGAGGGCTGCACCAGGTGTCCAAAATCTACTACAAGACAGTGAATGAGGTTTGGGAGAGTCCACAGCAGGGAGCTGCAGGGACAAGCACGCAGAGGACGGTCCCTGCCATCTGTATCCTGCTCTCTAAAGACCCCCTGGATCCCCAGGAGCCTGGATACCAACCTCCACAGTCCCTGGGTGTTcctgcagaggacacagagagacgcAGGGCTCTGCTCAGGCCAGCTCACAGTCCGTCCTCAGAGGACAGAGCCAAGAGACTGTGTCAGGACGACTGGGGCATGTGGTCCCCCTGAACAAACCAGGTCTCACTGCAGATTGAAAATTTCTATTTGTTAGACTTGGTTATTTTATCATGCCTGTCAGCAACATCAAATTTGAAAGAGAATATGAAataactgaatttaaatgtgtatgATTTAATGTTTATGTACAAACAATAAATAGATAAGCATCATAATTAATGTTTGTATGGAGGTTCATTATATAagaattatataattataaggACAACTGGACgaacaacaattttttttcggataaagacgttttttttcatttgagagAAAAGTGTTGGATGAAGATGTTACGTTCTGCACAGAACTGATTTTGTTATTGGGAGATGGACAGACATTTTTGCCCTTATTTTTATCAAGaactatacaaatataataagaTGTTATAGGGTGGTGATACTTTACTTtgaacattttaactttttcccATATAATTGTATAGGAGTTGCAGTGGATCACAATTAGCCTACAAATAAGTTATAATTCTGAATTTAAACTtgcatattttaatgtttatgtggattaattatattataattatagtGTATAGTTAAAAGGACAATtagaaaacaatacattttcaagATAAAGAATTTTTACTACATTTTTCTGACTTATTTTTAATGAAGAACTACAtctatataattatatattatggACTGATATTACATTAACATTGctttactttttcttctttctttcttttctttatccattgtctttatttgtttgtatttatatagacacacacacacacacacacacacacacacacacacacacacacacacacacacacacacacacacacacacacacacacacactgtaattgtATAAGAGTTGTGAGAATCGATATGTAACTGAAAATAACTCTGAATTTAAACTTCAGCTTGTGATTCCATGTTTATGTAGGTCACACCTACCTCCAAAAGAAAAATTGAAAGACGTTCTATCAATTCATAATCCACAGTATTGCATCAGAATGCAGCTTTACTGAGAATATAAAAACACCATGATATTCTAAATGATTTGTACATACATGCATGTTGAGATTTAAATCAGTCTGTTGCGTCACCAactttgtaattattattagcAGCAATGAGTGTATGGTCATATTCTGATGCCATCAAAGCACCATAAAAGTACACACAGTTAGTGAAAGCTGTAAATATAAACATCTTTGCCATGTTTTCTAACATAATAATGGATGATAAGACAAGAATGTTTTGGTTAAATCTTGACTGATGGATTGGTCatcactgaaataaataaactagtTTTGGAAATGAATCCCAGCTTATGTTCTGTGTTGGTAAGTATAGATGGATCTTTTATTGGAACAAATACCTTTCAGAACAAATGCAGTTCAAAACAAATCTATGGTTTTAATGCACCTGCACCTAAAACTGTCAGTGGTCAGTTGATTTTGAATCCAGGTCACTTAGTCCTCCGTCagttacactgacacacagcacagtggGAAATTAGTATTCAACACCACAAGGCTGATAACTGACAGAGTGTAGTTTGTATACTTCAAACCTTTATAAAAATCTGATATTGCTTTGGGAATTACTGTGTTTAATGGGGTCAAAGGTGAGGAAAGCTGTTTGACGTTGCCGTTGACTACGTGTTTATTTTGGCGATTGCAGTTTGCGGCGCTGTTGAGATCATATCATTATATGAATCAGTGTTGAGTGTCTGGGAAATATTAGAAATACATCTCTGTATAATGTAACACAGTtcaaaaaacaagtttaaaggGACATTAGTGCCGTTGTTAACTAGGTGTATGTGCAAAGATTTCAAGTATAGGTTTAATGTTTAGATTTTTTCTATCTGGCCCCCACAGAGCCCTGATCCCAACATCAGAGGACAATGAAACAGGTAATCCACAGAGGAACTATGGCAAATCTTccaagataaaatgaaaaagaaaaactttacCAATCATGTTGAAAACTGTTGTACAAATGTACCTGAGAGAACTGGTGCTATTTTAACTTGGTCACACCAAACACTGATTTGATCTTTTTCGGATGCTGTTGATAAAgtgaatgagaggaagaggaggctgcagtGCGCGGAGATGGCATCTGAGGCAGAGCAACGTGGCTGAAAAGCAACAGTCCCCCCcagtggaggttggctgcaggtgttttattgcaacatccaccatcaggttgctcaaagatctaGGTATCCGTGGACAAGCCCTGCACCAGACCataaatggagcgacgcctgcgagctagaTCAGGCAGTCAACTCGcgctgcgctgctccaatcatgtgacatacatcatgtgacatacctctccacaaccatctataatacacacctatttaagcagagagacatttcccatcatccccttttgctcgcactgctgctgcagtatcgctaccagttgcttcagcccctccacccccccccagcatccacctgtaggctccgaagggggggggggggggttacaagtatttgctcgtcactcccatcattcctgtgtaatcatatgggggagtgacttagttggagcctagacgccaaaaCACcaaacctgttctactgctgcaataaacgtttggacgcgagttgtctgactgaactgaaaCTTCAGGGACGTCTGAGCGCTGCAGtggctctggatcagggggAAAGACCCCAAGTGGGCCCCAAGGTGTCagggacacacacccaggtctgatcaacccCTGGTGGGCCTGCCTCATCAAAGGGTGTCATGTGATTTAAAGGCCGAAACACATACTGACACTAAGGTAAACAACTGATGATTCGTCTtaaacatctgctggtggttggCAACTTCACATCAAACTACAGCAGAacaccttcaaacatacaagggatattcaccataCTGTCATATCCTCTAAAAAAATCAGTTTAccatattaatattaaatcaataCATGAATAAAGAATTAAGTTGTATTGCCTATAACCTCTGAACAATGTCAAAGTCAGAAGCAGGGGGGGTCAAAAGtacaggaaaaaaatatcaatGGGCTGTGTTCGCGCATGCGCAGAAGCGGAGCGCGTACGTGCCGGGCTAAGCTAGCTGGTGTTAGCTTCCTCCTGCCAACCGTCACTGATTTGTTTAGCTGGCAGCGCCGCAACATGTTCAGAGCCGCCGTCCGACTCTCTGTCTCCGGCGTCCGGAGTTTAGCCCGTGCGGGGCCCGGATGCCAAGGTACGGTCTCAGCGTGTTTACCACTTACTAATGTTGCTTCGTTATTCAACAGCATGTTCGATATTTCTAGGAAGCTCTAGCGGAAATTCAAACGTGGCTAGCATGCTAGTGCTAACTCAGCCGGCGTAAGGGTCACTTAAAACTATAAACCTCACCATCAGTGTGTGTCACTTCACGTGTATTGTGGTGTAACAAAgacaacatacacacagtttGACTGTTGGCTGATCTGAAATCAGCCCGGGGTGGAGCGCGGCCGGGTCCATGTCCTTGCAATGACCCGTTTAGAGAGCTCACACTCGGGGCCCTGTAGTTGTGCTTCCGATGCTAGCCGCTAACATGCTAGCTAGGTTAGTAAGGTTAAGTTACTGTTTCCGTGTTCAGCCGACTAGTTAGTCTCTGAGACAGTAACATGGATATCAACCTGTGCTTTGCTGTGGACAGTAACAAACAGGAAAcgtattaatattattattatagtttggGCTGCAGTGATGCTACTAAAGCTTTAAGAAATGAAGAAGTTGAATGAggcatatatacacatattggATATTTACAATCAATGTTGACTTAGTAATCGATTCCCACATTGATTTGAATATATGATCAGGACCATAGTACAGagagtgtttcttcagtgtgttttcagcctGTACGGTCATATCAGGACAGCCACATTAGCTTCCACACAGCATTTGTCCTTTACCTCCTCGCTCACTGTAGATACCCTTCAAGGCACAGTTTGCCCTCCTGCACCACCTGAAACCAGAGGCCGCTGCTTTATTTTAGTGCTGTCATTAACTGtaacttttattgtttcattctGCAGCTCCCTTGGCATCGAGATGTTACTCGCATGGGAAGCAGGAGACAGATGAGGAGTTTGATGCCCGCTGGGTCACCTATTTCAACAAGCCAGACATCGATGCGTGGGAGCTGAGAAAAGGTACGTTAATACAACAGTAGTGACCCTGAACCACTAAAGATGCAAACCCTGAAAATTATAAGCAATTAGTATAAATTAAGAATGATTTCATAGTGTCATTGCAAAGTTTAAATAGAACAGTACTTATTATGAGTCAAACTGTTATATTTGAACCTTTCAAACATGCGTTAATTCATAACGGACATAAGTTTGAGTACAGATACCAAATTGCATGTTTTGGTATCGGTACTCAAATGTTATCAAACATTCACTTCTAGTAGGTCAGGAAACTAAAACACTAAATTTTATGTTCTTCATATAAGAGAAATAATAAAGTACAAATCTGGCATGTGAAGGGTCGACAGAATCAAACATCTCTTCTTTGACATGTTCTTTTACACTTAACACGTTCTACTCCTCGTGGGGTATGGGATGTAGTATCACTGATTGGTCAACGGTGGCACACAAGACACCTAATTATCTGAGGAGCTCATACTTTTTAGGAAAGTTTCCCCGTGCACACTGGCACAATAGTGTACGTGTCACCTGACCGGTCTCCTCAGTCAACcttgaaaaataacaaacatgttttccacTGAGCTTTGAAGATCTTACGGTCAGGATGCCCTGACTTGAACAACACATGGAAAAAACTTTTTAGTGGAATTAGCTTATTATTGATCATTTCATACACAGGATTTTTTCACATTAGAATGATGAAGAATATCATCAGCCTTttactattattaataataGAAAACTTTATGTATGTAGCAAAGTGcttaacaggaagaaaaatggaaattaaaagcagtgaaaatAAGAGAAAGGGATAATATACagttacacaaaaataaatcccaATAAAAGTGTTCCAATATGTAAATGTGACTCCTGCCTCTGTTCTCTGATTCAATAGTGTAATTTTCTCCCTCAGGTATGAACACATTGATCGGTTATGATCTGGTACCTGAGCCAAAGATTCTTGAGGCAGCACTGAGAGCCTGTCGGAGGTTAGACGACATGGCCAGCGCTGTCCGAATTTTGGAAGCTGTGAAGGTAAGAGGAAAGCTTCCGAGCTGAGAAATAATTACAGGAAACTTACCCAGCCAACAACTTTGCAGTCATTTCAGTTAATGGTTAATATGATTTAccattgatttatttcttcagCACAAAGCCGGACCTCATAAAGAGATCTACCCATACCTGATCCAAGAGCTGCAGCCCACATTAGATGAGCTTGGCGTCTCCACACCTGAAGAGCTCGGCATTGACAAACTTTAAAAGAGTAGGTATTAAATtcaatgcatttctttttctctctctccatcctccatgTAAggttgcatttaaaataaatatttgtttgttttattttttccagatATCAGACGGTGGAGATCCCGAGGATGGAACCCTTGTACTTAAATGTTTGCCTCATATAATACATGTGATATTTAATTTGGCCTTTATTAAGTTCTTTTGCTTGTAAAATATTGATGAACCTAATAAAGGAAAATGTATCTTTATTGAGTGTGTTCAAAGTATTTTTGAAAAATCTGAAATGGTACTAGGACACGGTGAGCAACGCTTGTTTACATGTGGCTTTAATTGGGAGCAGGGCGTCACTTTACACTGCATGTTGTCTGAGTGTGTCTAGACACTCACGAGGGTCCCATTCTGCCTCCAGGGAGCAGCGTTTCCACATGAATGTAAACATCATTCTACTGTATTAGGTTTAGATggaaactgttttcatttcagggaGAAATTTGCATGCCGATGAAATAAACTTGTTCAAATGGAAATTGGCGTTATGTCATTATCAGCACAACTGGACTATtgcagacatttttaaacagaaaGCAATTCTTACAGTTCATGGTAAATTGGAAGTAGCTTAGTAGTATTGTCTTTAAATGGACTGGAGGTGACTAGAGTGCTGATGACCCTTGTTACATTATTTATGGAGCTTTAAAAGGCTCTAGTGTCTTCTCTTGAGAGATGATTGCACTCCATATAATAACCAATTCCACATAATGAGGATTCAAACTATTTCTATCAATCATTGATATTGACACATACCACATGTTTTAGATATTCCTTATATATTCACTATTACTGTGTAAGTCAATTTTctgtttacttgtttatttaaaaaaagtcacCATTCTGTCAtgctaagaaaaaaaaaaagcttaattcAATATTATGTTGGAAACTCAAATACCAACAAGAATGTTCTGCAAAGCATTTTATTATTCCTTGTTAGAAAGTTGAAGTTTAAAGTCAAGCACAGTCTGGGCTTTATATCCTTGCAATGGCCCCTTTTAAAAGCCGCGACTGATCCTTTTTTCTACCAGACTGTGAGAATGAATTGTACTTCCTCTCTAAGTGGCTCCGCCCAGGATGTTATCTTTTCACCTCAGTCTGTTGaaggatttccatgaaacttggtggaaggatgcaatGTGGGTCAACGAAGAACTTCTCAACATTTCCACTGTTgggaatatttcatggatcttgaattGATTAAAATGAAGGGGGCTGTCTGGCCTTGGTGGAAGTTTGCATTCTACTGGGTGTCATGTGTTATGTCTGAAGCTCTTTTATATATAACATACTGAAAGATGTTTGAAACTTTGTTTATCAGATTATGTCAACATACTTGGGCCTTTAATAGAAGGTGGAAGGAACGATAATCACAGACTCCCAGTAAGCACTGTTACTGTTACTGCTCAGAATAGAAGCACATATTCATTAAGGTGCCAGGATTTTGCCAGGAAGTTGGTATATTAGCcaacaaataatcaataaagACGTATTTTTTTTAGAAGTACAGATATTCTCAGTCTTCTTAAACTTATAATATAACTGTGACGTGGCTCCTGGAAAGTGGCTCATTCAAAATAGTCAGACTAAACATTTATATGGTGGCCCCTTGAGTTTATATGGACCCTCTGGGGAATTCACTGACTATTttagaacaaataaaacatatgaCCTAAGTCTCACTCAGGccatttcacatttcatcttGTCTGGACACGTGTGTACTTTCATTTCTGATCATGTCAAACTTCAATTTATTCGTTAATCACACAGTTTAGGATTTTAATACTGACTTCGCAAAATTTAGACTCTTCTTTTTTATCCATTAAAGTTCTTGAATGGCTACTTCgctaacatttaacatttgaaaagtgGACTTTACAGCTAGAAGGAATTTCCGTGCACATGTGTGGGTTGTGAAAAGCAAAGAGTAGCAGTCTGTGGACATATGTGGAGGTCAGATCTGTTTGCAGAGTGAATGAAGAGAAGCAGCTCCAGGctagagaaaaagaaaaaaagagttgttgtatttttagcaGAGGTCGTGTTacctcaacaacacacacacacacacacacacacacacagagtaataaGAGCAGTGGTTTACAGCTCTTTTAGGGTGGGATTTCTTTGAGGAGTGGGCGGATCAGCCCCGCAGATATGTAGGCGAAGAAAAACCCTCCTGCGCTTTTACGCACGGGGCGGGCCTTTCATTCATGCATGTTGGGGGGTGTATGGCACTCCGTCAGAGACAATCAGAGATGTTTGAGTTTCCATGCACAGTGACCAGGGAGGTGAAGCGGCGCACAGCAGTATCACCCCTCCTCCAGCCCCAGCTCCGAGCACACGGGCCTCCACGTCCACACCACAGGGGCGTTTAAATCACAGCCCAGCGCAACTATCTGCTTTTTATCTGTCGAGTTACGAGAAGGAAACTGGTCATGAGATGCGATTTGTTTGCGCCGGACGACAGAAGGAAACACTAGATCAGACCTGTTGGCGATGATGGATTACTCCAAGGCGCAAATGGTGAGTGTCGATGGCTGCTGGGTAAACGCTCCCGCTCGTGTTTGTTACAGTAACAAAGCAAATGGCGATTAATGTAGTGATCATCCAGAGCAGGGCTACTTTCACGGTGAAGTTTgctctgtagtttttgtttagGGTAATATCGCTTTTACTTAGGGCTTAATATTCGCATTTATCTGTACTTTGGATTAAGTTTATTACCATTCAAAAAAAAATCGACCAATCGATTTATATCAGGaggctttttcttttgttttccctttttagtcttatttatatttaagtagATTTCCCTAAAACGAGGCCTCATGGAATCTTAATGAGAAACATTTGTATCCTGATTTCTTCTCGactaaatcaatacattttctgttgatgATTGTCTAAAGGCTTCAAGCTTTGTTTCACTTTAATCCCCCCATTAATGTGCTTTCTGAGGAAAATACTGCCTCTCTTTGGAAAAGTTTCACTTTAacttaaatatatacatgttttCAAAACAACTAGACCATTcgtcattttaaataaagtttagttCCTGCTTTGGCCTTTTTGTACTTGTTGAATGCAGTTTGCAGTATCCAGTAACTATGGATCGTTTCCTGCAGCATATggaagcaaaaaacaaaaaataaaacacttgaacaagCCGTGAACAACATTTTCTCAATCAAATTTCTCCCATagtgatttgttttcattttattgtccATAGTCAAGCTTATCCGAGGAGGGCAGTTCAGCCGGGTTTCCTCAGTCCAGTCCTGCTGGGGTGAAGCTGGAGGCAGTGATGGAACATCTGCAGAGGCAACAAGAAGCCAAACGGGAGATGAACCTGCAAGAGAAGCATCTTCAAGCTCAGCTGCTCTTCGCTCAGCACGCCTCAGCGGCCAGAGCCTCTGTGTTGTTCGGCAAAACGGACGCACAGACTTATCAAGACGCTCAGCAAGCAGCTTTGCACAGCCACCTCAGCAGAATGCATcgagatgaggaagatgaagacacggatgaggaggagcaggagatggCTGGGAATGAAGACgatgacgatgaggaggaagatgaagaggaggaggagaatgggcCTCCTGGACAGGCGAAGAAGCCCAGACTCCAGCAGGTCCCTGGCTTCCCCTTCCCTTCTTATTCCACACCCCAATCAGCTGCTGTGAAGCAACTGTCCGAATCTCCACCTCTAGTAGTAAAACAGGAGCgtgaggagaaggagctgctgtCTCCTGCAGGTCCACACGCCTTCACTTCACCCAACGGCTTCACTGACTGGGGCTACGACGAGCCAATGAAACAAGTAAGTTACCGAAATCAAAGAGTATATTGTGATGTCCTTCCATAAATCACAGGTCCATCCAATCCATTGCCTCATCTGAGTACACTCTACACActatatttccatttttaagcAGCCACAGCCTCATTCAAAGTTTTCCAGCGTGAAGATGAACATATGTGACTCTGGTCTTCAGTTTGTGTATCTTCTGCCTCATGTTATTAATTGTTGCCGGCTTCCTGCTGAGTCAGGCTGACCACTCTacctgctgttttctcagcAGTGGAGAAAGCCGGCGTGCCCCTTTGGCAATGTGCCCAAGCTTGATAGTGTTGAGGCCAATTACCGGCCGGGCCAGAGGTCCCTGCTTCTGCCGTACTCCAACTCATGTCTCACACTTTCAAAAACGCGTTCTCGCCCCTGCCAGAGCTAATTGGTCTTGGCTCTGGTCCAATGCTAGCTGTTCAGAGAAGCTGGTTCAGGACGGACAGAGACGGAGCGGGGGATTAATGAAATGGCCTCAAGCCGGTTTTTATGGTCATGGTTTGCTTTGGGGGTTAACTGTGGTGTGAGGAATTTCTGGGTATGGTGGAGGATTCCCCCCCCCTCGTAATATCGGCCACGTCTCctttaaacatgtaaaaataaccTGCATTAAACATGAGATCCCGGAGCCAGTATTTACGAGCATGTTTTCCAGCAGATGTTTAACTACTTACAGGAAATGGAGGGTCTCCTCGTGgattctttttctccttttatgGGGGCTGatctgatttgtgtgtgtgtgtgtgtgtgtgtgtgtgtgtgtgtgtgtgtgtgtgtgtgtgtgtgtgtgtgtgtgtgtgtgtgtgtgtgtgtgtgtgtgtgtgtgtgtgtgtgtgtgtgtgtgtgtgtgtgtgtgtgtgtgtgtgtgtgtgtgtgtgtttccccccTTGGAAAGGCCCCACTTCAATACAATGCATTATGATTAATGAGGCCTGTGGGCAGAGGGTCGGCTGCGTGAGTGCCTCACAGCATACCAGCAGGCAACTGCCCATAACGTTTACTTACAGTAGTTTCAGTGGAGCAGAATGagcttctgttttctgttgccAAGagtttgttgtggttgtttgttatttagaGATATTTTAAGCCTATATC comes from the Hippoglossus hippoglossus isolate fHipHip1 chromosome 6, fHipHip1.pri, whole genome shotgun sequence genome and includes:
- the LOC117762883 gene encoding ribonuclease P protein subunit p25-like protein, whose protein sequence is MRSSNAACSTAMEPQAASLNPCVPSSSVSSKLGQSNYRRISRTEDSSVYPIPGLADDILHMRVKEGSKIRNLLRFVTARMHGEGRDSGTSLRQVVFTGSGRGVTKTITCVEILKRKVGGLHQVSKIYYKTVNEVWESPQQGAAGTSTQRTVPAICILLSKDPLDPQEPGYQPPQSLGVPAEDTERRRALLRPAHSPSSEDRAKRLCQDDWGMWSP
- the LOC117762884 gene encoding cytochrome c oxidase subunit 5A, mitochondrial isoform X1 translates to MFRAAVRLSVSGVRSLARAGPGCQAPLASRCYSHGKQETDEEFDARWVTYFNKPDIDAWELRKGMNTLIGYDLVPEPKILEAALRACRRLDDMASAVRILEAVKHKAGPHKEIYPYLIQELQPTLDELGVSTPEELGIDKLYQISDGGDPEDGTLVLKCLPHIIHVIFNLAFIKFFCL
- the LOC117762884 gene encoding cytochrome c oxidase subunit 5A, mitochondrial isoform X3 — its product is MFRAAVRLSVSGVRSLARAGPGCQAPLASRCYSHGKQETDEEFDARWVTYFNKPDIDAWELRKGMNTLIGYDLVPEPKILEAALRACRRLDDMASAVRILEAVKHKAGPHKEIYPYLIQELQPTLDELGVSTPEELGIDKL
- the LOC117762884 gene encoding cytochrome c oxidase subunit 5A, mitochondrial isoform X2; the encoded protein is MFRAAVRLSVSGVRSLARAGPGCQAPLASRCYSHGKQETDEEFDARWVTYFNKPDIDAWELRKGMNTLIGYDLVPEPKILEAALRACRRLDDMASAVRILEAVKHKAGPHKEIYPYLIQELQPTLDELGVSTPEELGIDKLFQISDGGDPEDGTLVLKCLPHIIHVIFNLAFIKFFCL